In the genome of Hemicordylus capensis ecotype Gifberg chromosome 10, rHemCap1.1.pri, whole genome shotgun sequence, the window CGCCCGAGCAGGCCGAGGTCCGGCCGGTATAGCCCCGGCTGCCGCCCTGACGGGCCCCGCGTTCTCAGCCGGGGCCGGAGAAGGATCCCTCTCGGCGCTCCTTCGTGCTGCGGGGCGGGCGAGCCTCGGCAAGCCGGGGGCGGAGTCCGACTACCGGGGAGCCAGGCAGAGGCCCAGCAGGGCCTACCCCGGCACCGCTGCGCCCTCTTCGGCCGGTGGCCCGGAAGCCCAGCGGCTCCTGCCTCCTTCCCGAGGCGGCCCGTAAATGGCGCTTGTGAGCGGGGTTCCCTGTaacgggttcccagatgttgactacaactcccagcatcctcggcTGCAGTGGCcttggcaggggatggtgggagtgggAGTCGACCACACCTGGGCTTGCGAGGCCTCTTCCCTTTGCCGAAGGCGGGCAGGGGTCCGCCAGGGCCTTCCGTCAGGGAAGCGGCTCCGGGCGTGGCCTGGGCCCTTTGCCATGCCCTTCCCCACCCTGGGAGCTGGCGCAGGCCTTGGGCGCTTCTCTGAAGCGGGGCCTGGGTAGGCCAGAGAGAGGACCTGGGCTTCTGAAGCTGCTGTGTTCCTTGGCTCCGCCTCCTCGCAGGTGTTTCGGTTCTGCAAGTCAAAATGCCACAAAAACTTCAAGAAGAAGCGGAACCCCCGGAAGGTGCGGTGGACCAAAGCCTTCCGGAAGGCATCTGGGAAAGAGTTGACAGTGGTGAGTGTGCAGCTGGACGTGGGCGATGCAGGgctcacatcccccccccccccgaaatagtTGGGACTGCCAGCATGGCAGTGGTCTTATTTGGAAATGACAGGTGGAGTCTGGGGAGCTTGTGCATGCTACTTTCCATGTAGAGTAGCATCTAGAGTGGGTGAGCTGCTTGTGTCCAGTGACTTGGCTCTGGCCCACTTGCTCGTTTGGCATCCCGCAGTCTGGTTCCTGCGGAGTATTCTGCGTGGTCCACAGCACTTTATAGTTGCAGCTCCCCACCGTTGGTGTCCATACAGTTCACTTTGCAGTGGTAATAATGCCTTGGGTGCCTTATTgcttgaaaggtggtatagaaatgcagaACATCACAATAATTAGGGAAAGGTTGTTGCTGAGGTGGGTTTCGGGGTCAGTGGTGGTGGGTGTGCAGCTATTGGAGAGTGAAAgtctgtttcctgtccctggCCTGTTGTACTAAACAACTGGACTGTCATTTCTGAACCTGCTCATTTGCTCTGAAGTATTTCTGGCTAATATATAAGGTAAACAAGTATTTGGGTTGTACCTGGTTAACTTATTTGCTTCTATCTGCACAGGACAATTCATTTGAGTTTGAGAAACGGAGAAATGAGCCGGTAAAATACCAGCGAGAGCTTTGGAATAAGACAGGTAGGTCCACTTTCACTGtgataagtacagccctgctggatcaggccaaggcctatctagtccagcatcctgtttctcacagtggcccaccagatgcctctgagaagctcacaggcagggggtgagggcaggccctctctcttgctgttgctcccttgcagctggtattgagaggcatcatgccctctgaggctggaggtggtctccATGAAtgatggaggggggaaagctctGAAAACTTGACCCTCTTGCAACACTATCTAGCATCACAGTTCAGCAGTTCacaggatgtaaaatgtaaaggTACCTGTAATTTTTACATCAACACTTTCAAATGGTATGAGTAGTGAACTTGTATCCTGCAagcaggttttttaaatttttgcaaaGCTCGTCTCTGGTGCAGATACTTACACGTGTAAGTATGTGTGGCCGCATCATGGAGGCACTCTCCTGCTGACACCTTCCCTAGAACACCTGTAGAGAGCCTGCAGCTGGGTGCCCAGGGGGCTCTCTCCAAGTAGTTGGTAACTTAGCTGTTCAAGGGTTCCAGATAATGTGGTGGCTCTTTTTTCCAGTGGTCTAATGAATGTGCATCAGTTGAGGTTGGAAGGTGTCACTGTGACCCCTCCCTGCACACCTATTCACTGAACATGTATGTAGGGTTGCCCCATAAAATATATTGTTGGGTATCAACATAGCATTTAGTGCCTTCAAAATGTAGAAAGTACTTCATTTACAAGTTCTGTAATTTGAACAATGACCCTGTAAAGTAGCCAGTATTCTTTTCCCAAGGCAGGTAGAGGGGACTGAGAGGGCTGCTCAGAGACCCTCTCACAAGCGATGGGCTTCCAGGTTCATACTACACCAGGTTTCCATATAGGATATGACAATTTTGGGGACCAAATTTCAAGAAGAATTCAAAAGACGACTTGACTGAACTGCAGAGAACGTTTAATGTTTATaaatgccttgggattgtttttaatgaaaggcggtatatacatttaacaataaaataaatcaaatgttTTGCAGTGGATGCAATGAAGAGAGTAGAAGAGATCAAGCAAAAGCGACAAGCCAAATTCATCATGAACAGGTATGAGGACATGTCCCCTCTGCGAAACCTCAGCAGGAAAGAGCTTTTGGCTCCAGCTACATGTTCTGTGCTCAGAAATAATTGGAGTTCTGCAGCTGGAATTTGAGAGAAGCTAATTGGAGGGTCTCTGCACACTTTCAAGTTG includes:
- the RSL24D1 gene encoding probable ribosome biogenesis protein RLP24 codes for the protein MRVERCYFCSGPVYPGHGTLFVRNDCKVFRFCKSKCHKNFKKKRNPRKVRWTKAFRKASGKELTVDNSFEFEKRRNEPVKYQRELWNKTVDAMKRVEEIKQKRQAKFIMNRLKKGKELQKAQDIKEVKQNIHLIRAPHAGKAKELEEKMVQKLQDALEMEDAA